The genomic stretch CTACGCGGTCGGCTACGGGCTCGGGTCCTACATCGAGCGGCTGCGTCACGTCGTCGGCGCGATCGAGCGCGTGGTGCTCGGCGCCGCCGCTGTCGTCACCCTCGGGCTCCTCGGCTGGCGTGCGGCGCGCGGGCTTGCCGGCCGGCGCCCCGGCGCCGGGGATGGCAGCGGGCGGCGTTGAGCGCCGCAGGTGGGGGGCGCGGAGCGGCACGTCGACTCCGGGTCGTCCACCCGTCGCCACTCCTCCCCGGGGCTGATCCCTCGGGCACGGCCTCCTCCTAGCCCCCCGCCGGGCGCTCGGTGTGGCCGCCGAACTTCTCCCGCATGGCCGAGAGCACCTGCTCCGCGAAGGTGTGCGCCTGGCGCGAGCGGAAGCGGACGTAGAGCGCGGCGGACAGGACGTCGGCCGGCACGCCCTCCTCGAGGGCCGCCATGACCGCCCATCGCCCCTCGCCCGAGTCCTGGACGAACCCCGTGTAGCGCGACAGCGTCGGGTTCTCCGCCAGGGCCTGCGCGGTGAGATCGAGCAGCCAGGAGCCGACCACGCTGCCTCGCCGCCACAGCTCGGCGATGTCGGCCAGGTTCAGATCGTAGCGGAGCCCCTCGGGCAAGTCCGTCGAGGCGGCGTTCTGCATGATGTCGAAGCCCTCGGCGTAGGCCTGCATGAGGCCGTACTCGATGCCGTTGTGGACCATCTTGACGAAGTGGCCGGCGCCCGCGGGCCCGCAGTGAAGGTAGCCGCGCTCGGCGCTCCCCGTGGCCGCCTCGCGGCCCGGCGTGCGCGGGATCGGGCCGAGGCCGGGGGCGAGCGTCCGGAAGATCGGGTCGAGTCGCCCCACGACGGCGCTGTCACCGCCGATCATGAGACAGTAGCCGCGCTCGAGTCCCCACACGCCGCCGCTCGTGCCCACGTCCACGTAGTGGAGGCCCTTGGCGCGGAGCACCTTCATGCGCCGCACGTCGTCCTTGTAGAAGGAGTTGCCGCCGTCCACGACGGTGTCGCCGGGCTCCAGCCGCGTCGCCAGATCCATCACCACCTGCTCGGTGGCCGCTCCCGCCGGCACCATCACCCACGCCACCCGGGGCGCGCGCAGCCTGCTCACCAGATCGTCGAGCGTGGTCGTGCCCGTGGCGCCCTCGCGGCTCAGCGGCTCGAGCGCTGCCGGATTTCTCGCGTAGGCGACCACGCCATGGCCGCCCTTCAGGAGCCGCCGCGCCATGTTGCCGCCCATCCGGCCCAGCCCCACCATTCCGAGCTGCATGGTTTCGTCTCCTTGCCGGCACCGCGCGGCGGTCAGGCCTGGCCGATCAGCCCCTCGAGTACCGCCTCGTCGGCGGACTCGATGGAGGTGAGCGCGATCGTGAGGACGCAGGCCCCGCCCTCCTCTCGTGCGGTGAGCACCTTGCCGTAGAGGTCGGCGGAGTCCCGCTCGAGCGCCGGGTAGCGCAGCCGGAGGCGCACGTTGGTGAGCGGCGCCAGCGCCGTCGCGAGCCGCGCGTCCACCTCCCGGGGCCGGAGCCTCAGCGCCTCGCCCTCCAGCGCATCCGGCCGCACGACCTTGTCCTCGATGGCCCAGCAGCGCAGCGGCAGGGCGACCGTGACCTCGGCCGGCCTCCCGTCGGCCCGGTCGGGGAGCCGCTGCGCCCAGCGGCCGGCGATCCCCCTCAGCTCGCGGAGGGCCAGTGGCTCGGAGATCCCCTTGAGGGCCACGGGCATCGGCGGGCCCACCTCCGCGACCTCGCGGATCCGCTCGTAGCTGCCGGGGCTCAGGAGGATCTGGCCCCCGACGGTACACCCCTCGACGCGGGCGGCCAGGTTGACGGCCGCCCCCACCACGCCGTACTTGGTCCGCTGCTCGGAGCCGATATTGCCCACCACCGCCTCCCCGCTGTTGAGCCCGATGCCCATCTCGAAGCGCGGCAGCCCGCGAGCGGCGTGGTCTCCATTGAGGTCCGCCATGGCTCGCTGCATGGCGATGGCGCAGGCCGCCGCGCGCTCGGCATGGTCCGGATGCGCCATGGGCGCGCCGAAGATGGCGAAGACCGCGTCGCCGATGAACTCGTTGACGGTGCCACCGTGCTCGCTCACGAGGGCAGCCATCCGTGCCAGGTACTCGTTGAGCACGCGGACCACCTCGGCGGGATCGGCCGCCGCCGCGAAGTGCGTGTAGCCACGCAGGTCGGACATGAGGATGGTCACCTCGCGCTTCTCGCCGCCGAGACGCAGGCCCTCCGGGGACTCCAGCAGCG from Candidatus Rokuibacteriota bacterium encodes the following:
- a CDS encoding HAMP domain-containing protein: MDGHGTAKGPDTPRPWQRLGARVAALLAGVTLLGIGLVGVLIYEKQKAETEETLGAFLMSIARTGALLVDPALHAEVEAAMRQDIAPYGRLRAALAAIQDENRLDTPIYTLTDLDLGRRQARFMVTSRGPGAPGEPYPLVPALLDPLGRAFNDGVATSTRVYGNQSGTWITAFAPIRDARGRVVAVLDVDYRVDVYLARLRRLRNTILAASLAGAAVAVVAGLLFARRLTGPIAALTRAAARVAAGDLGRPLPAGARDEVGQLTRAFNEMVVGLKQRDFIRDTFGRYVSPEVARTLLESPEGLRLGGEKREVTILMSDLRGYTHFAAAADPAEVVRVLNEYLARMAALVSEHGGTVNEFIGDAVFAIFGAPMAHPDHAERAAACAIAMQRAMADLNGDHAARGLPRFEMGIGLNSGEAVVGNIGSEQRTKYGVVGAAVNLAARVEGCTVGGQILLSPGSYERIREVAEVGPPMPVALKGISEPLALRELRGIAGRWAQRLPDRADGRPAEVTVALPLRCWAIEDKVVRPDALEGEALRLRPREVDARLATALAPLTNVRLRLRYPALERDSADLYGKVLTAREEGGACVLTIALTSIESADEAVLEGLIGQA
- the gnd gene encoding decarboxylating 6-phosphogluconate dehydrogenase, which codes for MQLGMVGLGRMGGNMARRLLKGGHGVVAYARNPAALEPLSREGATGTTTLDDLVSRLRAPRVAWVMVPAGAATEQVVMDLATRLEPGDTVVDGGNSFYKDDVRRMKVLRAKGLHYVDVGTSGGVWGLERGYCLMIGGDSAVVGRLDPIFRTLAPGLGPIPRTPGREAATGSAERGYLHCGPAGAGHFVKMVHNGIEYGLMQAYAEGFDIMQNAASTDLPEGLRYDLNLADIAELWRRGSVVGSWLLDLTAQALAENPTLSRYTGFVQDSGEGRWAVMAALEEGVPADVLSAALYVRFRSRQAHTFAEQVLSAMREKFGGHTERPAGG